Proteins encoded within one genomic window of Anopheles gambiae chromosome 3, idAnoGambNW_F1_1, whole genome shotgun sequence:
- the LOC1277896 gene encoding ejaculatory bulb-specific protein 3, producing MKFFVVVALALVAAVAAQDKYTTKYDGVDLDEILKSDRLFNNYYKCLMDTGRCTPDGNELKRILPDALKTDCAKCSEKQKSGTEKVINYLIDNRKDQWENLQKKYDPENIYVNKYREDAKKKGINL from the coding sequence ATGAAATTCTTCGTCGTTGTCGCCCTGGCCCTAGTTGCCGCCGTTGCCGCCCAGGATAAGTACACCACCAAGTACGATGGTGTCGATCTGGACGAGATCCTGAAGTCGGACCGTCTGTTCAACAACTACTACAAGTGTCTGATGGATACTGGCCGCTGCACCCCGGACGGTAACGAGCTGAAGCGCATCCTGCCCGACGCCCTCAAGACCGACTGTGCCAAGTGTAGCGAGAAGCAGAAGAGTGGCACCGAGAAGGTGATCAACTACCTGATCGACAACCGCAAGGACCAGTGGGAGAACCTGCAGAAGAAGTACGACCCGGAGAACATCTACGTCAACAAGTACCGCGAGGATGCCAAGAAGAAGGGCATCAACCTGTAA
- the LOC1277895 gene encoding ejaculatory bulb-specific protein 3: MERFLLLLLFVAIVLGETANETYVTKYDNIDLEEIFSSKRLMDNYMNCLKNVGPCTPDGRELKDNLPDALMSDCVKCSEKQRIGSDKVIKFIVANRPDDFAILEQLYDPTGEYRRKYMQSDALAEHVKQEDRDLSSSGDGDADTETVAHATEHNSQDHDHREGQSDAE, encoded by the exons ATGGAGCGCTTTCTACTACTGTTGCTGTTCGTGGCGATCGTGCTCGGTGAAACAGCGAACGAAACCTACGTCACCAAGTACGATAACATCGATCTGGAGGAAATTTTCAGCAGTAAACGTTTGATGGACAACTACATGAACTGTCTGAAAAACGTTGGTCCTTGTACGCCCGACGGCCGAGAGCTGAAAG ACAACCTTCCCGATGCGCTGATGAGCGATTGCGTGAAATGCTCCGAAAAGCAACGGATCGGTTCGGACAAGGTGATCAAGTTCATCGTCGCCAACCGGCCGGACGATTTCGCGATCCTCGAGCAGCTGTACGATCCGACCGGCGAGTACCGGCGGAAGTACATGCAGTCGGACGCACTGGCCGAGCACGTGAAGCAGGAAGACCGCGACTTATCGTCGAGCGGCGACGGCGACGCAGACACTGAGACCGTAGCCCACGCAACCGAGCATAACTCTCAAGATCATGACCACCGTGAAGGACAGTCGGATGCGGAGTGA